A window from Nocardioides mesophilus encodes these proteins:
- the cpaB gene encoding Flp pilus assembly protein CpaB: MAALVAALGSTMVFLYVRSADNRALASAAPVQVLQAVAQINPGETLEAAQAAGKLELGEVPSKDVLPGAVNTIDGLGTLTALSPIYPKEQIISAKFGTPGQQDLLTVPDGKIAISVTLSDTGRVAGFVSPGDDVAIFLNGDIGGGQQGVRLLLPSVQVVAIGATTVISTTTTNPAGAQTTEQLPKTLFTLAVEQDEAERIMLASTTGALTFGYLNDKSKVKPGPGVTSDNLFR, from the coding sequence GTGGCGGCATTGGTCGCTGCCCTGGGGAGCACCATGGTGTTCCTCTATGTCCGCAGCGCAGACAACCGGGCGCTTGCATCTGCCGCCCCGGTTCAGGTGCTGCAGGCGGTGGCTCAGATCAACCCCGGAGAGACTCTCGAGGCCGCCCAGGCCGCCGGAAAGCTCGAGCTGGGCGAGGTCCCCTCCAAGGATGTGCTGCCGGGGGCTGTCAACACCATCGACGGTCTGGGCACCCTGACCGCGCTCTCTCCGATCTACCCCAAAGAGCAGATCATCAGTGCGAAGTTCGGCACGCCCGGGCAGCAGGACCTGTTGACAGTCCCCGACGGCAAGATCGCCATCTCGGTCACCCTGTCCGACACCGGCCGGGTCGCCGGCTTCGTCTCCCCCGGTGACGACGTCGCCATCTTCCTCAATGGTGACATTGGTGGCGGCCAGCAAGGAGTTCGACTGCTGCTGCCGTCGGTGCAGGTGGTGGCCATCGGTGCAACGACTGTGATCTCGACGACCACAACGAACCCTGCCGGCGCACAGACGACGGAGCAGCTGCCCAAGACGCTCTTCACACTCGCCGTGGAGCAGGACGAGGCGGAGCGGATCATGCTCGCTTCGACCACCGGAGCGCTGACGTTCGGCTACCTCAACGACAAGTCCAAGGTGAAGCCTGGTCCGGGCGTCACCTCCGACAACCTCTTCCGGTGA
- a CDS encoding AAA family ATPase produces the protein MPIIVESNAGNAELFTTVTGAHSLVVPTLDELKKSLSSVSDEFAIVLGPGVDLEAAAALADMLRVTRPTISVILIRRRVDTSVLAEALRSGMREVVEERDLTGLGSAVSRARQVWQALNGPLENASGGASGQVVTVFSPKGGVGKTTLAVNLGIALAEKGAKRVCVVDLDLSFGDVAITLQLIPARTMADAVHFESGLDFDVLEPLLTPHNTGITALVAPVQPDAKDSIPPSLVGRILSILKNSFDFVIVDTAPTFDEFVLQAFDETDTLLLVTTLDVPTLKNVKIAVETLDLLNFPKSRRRLILNRADDKVGLSADEVESTLSMKIEASIPTSAQVANATNSGEPITSALPKHPVSVAVTTLARAISTAAEPKAAATPAPKSRVAAPRRGLLRRNSR, from the coding sequence ATGCCCATCATCGTTGAAAGCAACGCAGGGAACGCCGAGCTCTTCACCACCGTGACGGGCGCCCACTCCCTGGTGGTGCCGACGCTCGACGAGCTCAAGAAGTCATTGAGCTCGGTTTCCGACGAGTTCGCGATCGTGCTCGGCCCCGGAGTGGATCTGGAGGCAGCGGCGGCCCTGGCCGACATGCTCCGCGTCACCCGGCCCACCATCAGCGTGATTCTGATCCGTCGCCGTGTGGACACCAGCGTTCTTGCTGAGGCACTTCGGTCAGGGATGCGCGAGGTGGTTGAGGAGCGCGACCTCACGGGGCTGGGCTCGGCCGTGAGCCGGGCCCGTCAGGTGTGGCAGGCCCTGAACGGTCCTCTCGAGAACGCCAGCGGAGGAGCCAGCGGGCAGGTCGTGACCGTGTTCTCGCCCAAGGGTGGCGTCGGCAAGACGACGTTGGCGGTGAACCTGGGGATAGCCCTTGCAGAGAAGGGAGCCAAGCGCGTCTGCGTCGTGGACCTCGATCTCAGCTTCGGGGACGTCGCGATCACCCTTCAGCTCATCCCTGCACGCACCATGGCGGACGCCGTGCACTTCGAGAGCGGTCTCGACTTCGACGTTCTGGAGCCCCTGCTGACACCGCACAACACCGGCATCACGGCGCTGGTCGCCCCGGTGCAGCCGGACGCTAAGGACTCCATCCCCCCGTCATTGGTGGGGCGCATCCTGTCGATCCTCAAGAACAGCTTCGACTTCGTCATCGTGGACACCGCCCCAACCTTCGACGAGTTCGTGCTGCAGGCGTTCGACGAGACGGACACGCTGCTCCTCGTCACCACCCTCGACGTCCCGACGCTCAAGAACGTCAAGATTGCCGTGGAGACCCTGGACCTTCTCAATTTCCCCAAGTCGCGGCGCCGGCTGATCCTGAATCGGGCGGACGACAAGGTCGGCCTCTCAGCGGACGAGGTGGAAAGCACGCTTTCCATGAAGATCGAGGCCTCTATCCCGACCTCGGCCCAGGTGGCCAATGCCACCAACTCCGGTGAACCCATCACCAGCGCGCTCCCCAAGCATCCGGTGAGCGTCGCCGTCACCACTTTGGCGCGGGCCATCTCCACCGCCGCAGAGCCCAAAGCCGCGGCCACTCCCGCCCCCAAGTCCAGAGTCGCCGCGCCCCGCCGTGGCCTCCTTCGAAGGAACAGCAGGTAG
- a CDS encoding CpaF family protein: protein MSSLADRLAAASRDRVTSNGTAVDAIPTKGERPSAKTSTAEDDFRELKAAVHNRLLQQLGPKLYDADLTQSELERMVRSALQDAMQDEDVLLTPADRTRIAQEIADDILGYGPIEPFLRDPDLTEVMVNGPDSIWIERSGKLHKVDGRFTDEAHLRRTIDKIVSRIGRRVDESSPMVDARLPDGSRVNAVIPPLAIDGSLLTIRKFSADPYTSDDLVAFGTYSQRTAEFLAACVKGHLNIIISGSTGAGKTTTLNVLSSFIPSDERIVTIEDAAELQLHQDHVLRLESRPANIEGKGAVDIRDLVKNSLRMRPDRIVVGEVRDSAALDMLQAMNTGHDGSICSVHSNGPRDTLSRIETMVLMAGMDLPIRAIREQVASAVDVIVHQSRLRDGSRRITHVTEVERMEGDIITLQDIFVYDHSMGFDENGKSLGRLRATGLRPKFLDKLTQQNVKVDPMLFAMDGI from the coding sequence ATGAGCAGCCTGGCCGACCGTCTCGCCGCCGCTTCTCGCGACCGGGTGACGTCCAATGGAACCGCGGTCGACGCGATCCCGACCAAGGGCGAGCGTCCCTCGGCGAAAACGAGCACCGCGGAGGATGACTTTCGCGAGCTGAAGGCGGCGGTGCACAACCGCCTGCTCCAGCAGCTCGGACCCAAGCTGTACGACGCCGACCTGACCCAGTCGGAACTCGAGCGGATGGTCCGCAGTGCTCTCCAGGACGCGATGCAGGACGAGGACGTCCTCCTCACCCCGGCAGACCGGACCCGCATCGCGCAGGAGATCGCCGACGACATCCTCGGCTACGGCCCGATCGAGCCGTTCTTGCGCGACCCAGACCTCACCGAGGTCATGGTCAACGGGCCCGACAGCATCTGGATCGAGCGGTCGGGCAAGCTGCACAAGGTCGACGGGCGTTTCACTGATGAGGCCCACCTCCGTCGCACCATCGACAAAATCGTCTCCCGCATCGGTCGCCGCGTCGACGAGTCGAGTCCCATGGTGGATGCCCGGCTCCCCGACGGTAGCCGCGTAAACGCGGTCATCCCCCCGCTGGCGATCGACGGGTCCCTGCTGACGATCCGTAAGTTCTCTGCCGACCCCTATACCTCGGACGACTTGGTCGCCTTCGGCACCTACTCCCAGCGGACAGCGGAGTTCCTGGCTGCGTGCGTCAAGGGACACCTCAACATCATCATCTCCGGCAGCACCGGCGCCGGAAAAACGACGACATTGAACGTGTTGTCCTCCTTCATCCCCTCCGACGAACGCATCGTCACCATCGAGGACGCGGCCGAGCTCCAGCTGCACCAGGACCACGTGCTGCGGCTGGAGTCGCGGCCCGCCAACATCGAGGGCAAGGGTGCTGTCGATATCCGAGACCTGGTGAAGAACTCGCTGCGCATGCGTCCCGACCGCATCGTCGTCGGTGAGGTCCGGGACTCCGCCGCACTCGACATGCTCCAAGCGATGAACACCGGTCACGACGGCTCCATCTGCAGCGTCCACTCCAACGGCCCTCGCGACACTCTGTCCCGCATCGAGACCATGGTGCTGATGGCCGGCATGGACCTTCCCATCCGTGCCATCCGCGAGCAGGTGGCGTCAGCCGTCGACGTGATCGTGCACCAGAGCCGTTTGCGCGACGGTTCACGTCGGATCACCCACGTGACCGAGGTGGAGCGGATGGAGGGCGACATCATCACGCTCCAGGACATCTTCGTCTACGACCACTCCATGGGCTTCGACGAGAACGGCAAGAGCCTCGGACGGCTGCGTGCGACGGGTCTTCGGCCCAAATTCCTCGACAAGCTCACTCAGCAGAACGTGAAGGTCGACCCGATGCTCTTCGCCATGGACGGGATCTGA
- a CDS encoding type II secretion system F family protein produces MKTQKRRPPAARRRAARALAVLGLLPIVLTVPAMAAQGSIDHVEPGSDSFQVLYSLTGSDAEAAPDLSSLTVTLDGKPLTADAELASDAQTAVRRTAILAIDVSQSMRQNNKFEEAQNAAKVFLGSAPEDLYVGIVTFAGDVTVAQEPSLDRATSRTVLDGLTLSRQTRLYDGILEAVSTAGLEGSRSILVLSDGKDTSTTPIQQVTSAIKTAGIKVDVVALAQSADDTALLQQLSDAGSGTVISAEDPTALAAVFADEAKSLAKQLLISVAPPPGNTDNEGTLEISVEADGETYTDSAFVTVSAKKAPGPVKAKPTALVPVQAPRVIISHDAMLAGLVGASLAVLLLLLTVLGAFRGRKRESVEDRVAAYTQRGARRRAKSVPATPQGVTAQAVGVAEKALGSSGGLEEALGQKLEAAGLSLKPAEWLLAHAAIAFVVGVAALLLSSGNVFVMLGGIFVGLLVPWAYLSFKTGRRTKRFKAQLADTLQLMSGSLSAGLSLAQSVDTVVREGSDPISGEFRRAIVESRLGVEIEDALAGIADRMESKDFEWVVMAIRIQREVGGNLAELLNNVAATIREREYLERQVLALSAEGRLSVWILGGLPPGFMAYLLVSNPDYLHPLISTMIGYILLGVMGVLLTVGILWMKKLVKVDV; encoded by the coding sequence GTGAAGACGCAGAAGAGGCGTCCCCCCGCGGCACGCCGTCGAGCAGCTCGTGCGCTGGCCGTTCTCGGGCTCCTGCCGATCGTATTGACCGTGCCGGCGATGGCCGCACAAGGCAGCATCGACCACGTCGAACCTGGCAGCGACTCATTCCAGGTGCTCTACTCACTCACTGGTTCAGATGCAGAAGCCGCACCTGACCTCAGCTCACTGACGGTGACTCTCGACGGCAAGCCGCTGACCGCTGATGCTGAGCTCGCATCCGATGCCCAGACTGCCGTCCGGCGCACTGCGATCCTGGCCATCGACGTCAGTCAGAGCATGCGTCAGAACAACAAGTTCGAAGAGGCGCAGAACGCCGCGAAGGTCTTCCTCGGCTCAGCCCCGGAGGATCTCTACGTGGGGATCGTGACGTTCGCCGGCGACGTCACCGTGGCGCAGGAGCCGTCACTCGACCGGGCCACGTCCAGGACGGTGCTCGACGGGCTGACGCTGTCTCGCCAGACCCGCCTCTACGACGGCATCCTCGAGGCCGTGTCGACGGCGGGTCTCGAGGGTTCCAGGAGCATTCTGGTGCTGTCGGACGGCAAGGACACGTCGACCACTCCGATCCAGCAGGTCACGTCAGCCATCAAGACCGCCGGGATCAAGGTCGACGTCGTCGCCCTCGCACAGTCAGCCGACGACACCGCGCTGCTGCAACAACTCTCCGACGCGGGCAGCGGCACGGTCATAAGCGCTGAAGACCCGACCGCTCTGGCCGCCGTCTTCGCGGACGAGGCCAAGTCGCTCGCCAAGCAGCTGTTGATCAGCGTCGCTCCGCCACCCGGGAACACCGACAACGAAGGCACCCTCGAGATCTCGGTCGAGGCAGATGGCGAGACCTACACCGACAGCGCCTTCGTGACCGTCTCCGCCAAGAAGGCGCCCGGACCGGTGAAGGCGAAACCGACGGCTCTCGTGCCCGTGCAGGCTCCTCGGGTCATCATCTCCCACGACGCGATGCTGGCGGGCCTGGTGGGCGCCTCGCTCGCCGTGCTCCTTCTCCTGCTCACGGTGTTGGGCGCCTTCCGCGGCAGAAAGCGGGAGTCGGTGGAGGATCGGGTCGCTGCCTACACTCAGCGGGGAGCGCGTCGGAGGGCCAAGTCCGTGCCCGCCACACCTCAGGGAGTGACCGCCCAGGCAGTAGGGGTTGCGGAGAAGGCACTCGGATCCAGCGGAGGCCTCGAAGAGGCTCTCGGGCAGAAACTCGAGGCAGCGGGTCTCTCCCTCAAGCCGGCGGAGTGGCTGCTGGCGCATGCCGCCATCGCCTTCGTGGTCGGCGTTGCTGCACTCCTGCTCAGCTCCGGAAACGTCTTCGTCATGCTCGGTGGCATCTTCGTGGGTTTGCTGGTTCCTTGGGCGTACCTGTCGTTCAAGACCGGCCGGCGTACCAAGCGCTTCAAGGCTCAGCTCGCCGACACGCTGCAGCTGATGTCCGGCAGCCTCTCGGCGGGGCTGTCCCTCGCCCAGTCCGTGGACACGGTGGTCCGAGAGGGCTCCGACCCGATCTCGGGAGAGTTCCGCCGGGCGATCGTCGAGTCCCGGTTGGGGGTCGAGATCGAGGATGCCCTGGCCGGCATTGCAGACCGCATGGAGAGCAAGGACTTCGAGTGGGTGGTGATGGCGATCCGGATCCAGCGTGAAGTCGGCGGAAACCTCGCCGAGCTTCTCAACAACGTCGCCGCTACCATCCGCGAGCGCGAGTACTTGGAACGTCAGGTCTTGGCACTCTCCGCGGAGGGACGGCTCTCCGTGTGGATCCTGGGTGGCCTGCCTCCGGGGTTCATGGCCTACCTGCTGGTCTCGAATCCGGATTATCTGCATCCCCTGATCAGCACGATGATCGGCTACATCCTGTTGGGTGTCATGGGGGTCCTGCTGACCGTTGGCATCCTTTGGATGAAGAAGCTCGTGAAGGTGGATGTGTGA
- a CDS encoding type II secretion system F family protein encodes MTPSSILMIAGLVGIFLAIMLSLTAVGVFDNEARGVSKSLAVLEAFSAAPPEMRKELEPSFNDRVVAPLLDRTLALGKKLTPSDHGERIRTKLEVAGNPPGWSIDRVISLKFVGFAVALIISMIVALLFGFGFAPMLAFCVIAAVLGYLAPNLYLYQKGYDRTQKIQKGMPDALDLLTISVESGLGFDAAISQVARNTEGPLSDEFARVLQEMQIGLGRGAALRALGDRTHVPELKGFVSAMVQADALGIPVAQVLRVQSREIRTKRRQRAEEQAQKVAVKILIPLIFCILPCLFIAVLGPAAIGIYEAFSGTLGP; translated from the coding sequence ATGACCCCGTCATCGATCCTCATGATCGCCGGCCTGGTCGGCATCTTTCTCGCGATCATGCTCTCCCTGACTGCGGTCGGGGTTTTCGACAATGAGGCCCGCGGTGTGAGCAAGTCCTTGGCCGTCCTCGAGGCGTTCTCGGCGGCGCCGCCAGAGATGCGCAAGGAACTTGAGCCGTCCTTCAACGATCGGGTGGTAGCGCCGCTGCTCGACCGAACGCTGGCTCTCGGTAAGAAGCTCACGCCGTCCGACCATGGCGAGCGCATCCGGACCAAGCTCGAGGTCGCGGGCAACCCACCGGGGTGGTCGATTGACCGCGTCATCTCGTTGAAGTTCGTTGGCTTCGCGGTGGCGCTCATCATCAGCATGATCGTTGCTTTGCTATTCGGCTTTGGCTTCGCTCCCATGCTGGCTTTCTGTGTCATTGCGGCAGTGCTCGGTTATCTGGCACCCAACCTCTACCTGTACCAGAAGGGGTACGACCGCACGCAGAAGATCCAGAAGGGCATGCCAGACGCGCTGGACCTCCTCACCATCTCGGTCGAGTCCGGACTGGGTTTCGACGCCGCAATCTCCCAGGTCGCCCGCAACACCGAAGGGCCTCTGTCAGACGAGTTCGCGCGAGTGCTGCAGGAGATGCAGATCGGCCTCGGCCGTGGCGCCGCGCTCCGCGCACTGGGTGATCGCACCCACGTCCCCGAGCTCAAGGGCTTCGTGTCAGCGATGGTGCAGGCCGACGCACTCGGCATCCCTGTCGCTCAGGTGCTGCGCGTGCAGTCTCGCGAGATCCGCACCAAGCGTCGACAGCGCGCTGAAGAGCAGGCACAGAAGGTGGCGGTAAAAATCCTCATTCCGCTGATCTTCTGCATCCTGCCCTGCCTGTTCATCGCGGTTCTAGGACCCGCCGCGATCGGGATTTACGAAGCCTTCTCGGGCACGCTCGGGCCGTGA
- a CDS encoding sensor histidine kinase — translation MNRLGIAPRVFCVAAVLGLSLALLDSVALQGTLMLAVVAGLAVAADLSDRLPARWVVGAEAAVSALIVGMALPQGVLLLPYLVVPALVAGAMLGVWPVLTTVSIEVLALVLVVLVSGQSTQIDTLTEIVGPWLFTTLGVGLVSARLRALRSSGGVEPDASYESARRLLSQLRTVARRLSSGLDTVTMSTQLLSAVHSHLDDTHSAVFVRTEGGVLAPLGYRGAGAREALSPDGQLLERCWAEMEPLCEVQASGAVNRRQRVVLPLRVGVRMIGVVIVNAGEAPSSAVFTALMREVDEYALRIETALAFDEIRSIATLEERHRLAREIHDGIAQEIASLGYVVDDLAASASSEGQRRKLASLRSELTRVVSELRLSIFDLRSDVSAGLGSTLSDYVREVGARSGLTVHLTLDVAPTRLRSEVEAELLRIAQEAITNARKHSGATNLWVDCRIHPPFARIAVKDDGRGLGDPRDDSYGMTIMRERSDRIGADLDIATVNGADGAEGTVVTVRVGVDEHTLA, via the coding sequence GTGAATCGCCTCGGGATTGCTCCTCGTGTCTTCTGCGTCGCTGCTGTCCTAGGGCTGAGCCTCGCGCTGCTGGACTCTGTCGCCCTCCAAGGCACCTTGATGCTTGCTGTGGTTGCTGGCTTGGCAGTGGCGGCTGATCTTTCCGACCGTCTGCCTGCGCGTTGGGTCGTGGGTGCCGAAGCTGCTGTGTCGGCGCTCATCGTCGGGATGGCCCTGCCGCAGGGTGTCTTGCTGCTGCCGTACCTCGTGGTGCCGGCGCTTGTCGCCGGCGCCATGCTGGGCGTCTGGCCTGTCTTGACGACTGTCAGCATCGAAGTTCTGGCACTCGTCCTGGTCGTGCTGGTCTCTGGTCAGAGCACGCAGATAGACACTCTGACGGAGATCGTCGGCCCTTGGCTCTTCACCACCCTAGGAGTCGGGTTGGTCAGTGCTCGACTTCGTGCGCTCAGGTCTTCAGGTGGCGTGGAACCGGACGCCTCCTACGAGTCAGCTCGGCGACTGCTCTCCCAGCTGCGCACCGTCGCAAGACGTCTGTCCTCAGGTCTCGACACTGTGACGATGTCGACGCAGTTGCTGTCTGCTGTGCATTCACACCTCGACGACACGCACTCCGCCGTCTTCGTCAGAACCGAGGGTGGTGTGCTCGCGCCGCTCGGCTATCGGGGCGCCGGCGCACGCGAAGCGCTTTCACCGGATGGGCAGTTGTTGGAGCGCTGCTGGGCTGAGATGGAGCCGTTGTGCGAGGTCCAGGCCTCCGGCGCCGTCAATCGCCGGCAGCGCGTGGTGCTGCCGCTCCGCGTCGGTGTGCGGATGATAGGCGTAGTCATCGTCAACGCGGGCGAGGCACCCAGTTCCGCAGTCTTCACCGCCCTCATGCGCGAGGTCGACGAGTACGCGCTGCGGATCGAGACCGCGCTGGCGTTCGACGAGATCCGATCCATAGCGACGCTCGAGGAAAGGCACCGGCTCGCTCGGGAGATCCATGACGGCATCGCCCAGGAGATCGCCTCCCTCGGTTACGTAGTCGATGACCTCGCCGCGAGCGCTTCCTCAGAGGGGCAACGTCGCAAGTTGGCTTCACTGCGTTCGGAGCTCACCCGCGTGGTCAGCGAGCTGCGGCTTTCGATTTTCGATTTGCGCAGCGACGTATCAGCCGGTCTGGGTTCAACGCTGTCGGACTACGTGCGCGAGGTCGGCGCTCGTTCGGGACTGACGGTGCATTTGACACTCGACGTAGCGCCGACCCGTCTGCGCAGCGAAGTCGAAGCCGAGCTCCTCCGCATTGCGCAAGAAGCCATCACCAACGCCCGCAAGCACTCCGGCGCGACTAACCTGTGGGTCGACTGCCGCATCCATCCTCCCTTCGCCCGCATCGCCGTCAAAGACGACGGCCGGGGACTTGGCGATCCTCGAGACGACTCCTATGGGATGACGATCATGCGAGAACGCTCCGACCGGATCGGCGCTGATCTTGACATCGCAACGGTCAACGGCGCTGACGGTGCTGAAGGCACCGTTGTCACGGTTAGGGTGGGCGTCGACGAGCACACCCTGGCCTGA
- a CDS encoding response regulator transcription factor gives MNAPAHTVVLVDDHDLIRQGLARAFERHPDFCVVGEAASVAAGIDLVAQLAPAVVVTDVRLPDGTGLDLVRAVRKGNSSIGIVVLTMYAGDEQLFEALDAGASAFVAKDVPSDDVVAAARHAIVSPRSFTAASLADAMRRRMSPSGPQLSPRESEVLKLLAEGLGVAAIARQLFVSESTAKTHISKIYEKLGAANRAQAIMNAIRAGLLSDK, from the coding sequence GTGAACGCGCCGGCCCACACCGTAGTGCTCGTCGACGATCATGACCTGATTCGCCAGGGTCTGGCCCGTGCCTTCGAGCGGCATCCCGACTTCTGTGTCGTCGGCGAAGCTGCCAGCGTCGCAGCAGGCATTGATCTGGTGGCGCAACTCGCCCCCGCGGTGGTGGTGACCGACGTGCGGCTACCGGACGGCACCGGTCTGGATCTGGTGCGCGCCGTACGCAAGGGCAATTCCTCGATCGGCATCGTGGTGCTGACCATGTATGCCGGGGACGAGCAGCTCTTCGAAGCGCTCGACGCGGGCGCCTCGGCCTTCGTGGCGAAAGACGTGCCCTCAGACGACGTGGTGGCCGCAGCACGCCACGCCATAGTGTCTCCTCGTTCTTTCACGGCCGCGAGCCTTGCGGACGCAATGCGACGCCGCATGAGTCCCTCAGGCCCGCAGCTCTCGCCGCGCGAGTCAGAAGTGCTCAAGCTGCTCGCTGAAGGCCTGGGCGTGGCGGCGATCGCCCGTCAGCTGTTCGTCAGCGAGTCAACAGCGAAGACCCACATCTCCAAGATCTACGAAAAGCTCGGAGCGGCGAATCGCGCCCAGGCGATCATGAACGCGATCCGTGCCGGTCTCCTGTCGGACAAGTGA
- a CDS encoding Flp family type IVb pilin: protein MLQYMQRLVHRRDNEKGASAVEYGLLVAAIAAIIVLIVFAIGKFVKQGFKDTCSGLQSGSYSTTPASCPS from the coding sequence ATGCTTCAGTACATGCAGCGCCTCGTTCACCGCCGCGACAACGAGAAGGGCGCCTCGGCCGTTGAGTACGGCTTGCTGGTTGCAGCGATCGCGGCCATCATCGTCCTGATCGTGTTCGCGATCGGCAAGTTCGTCAAGCAGGGCTTCAAGGACACCTGCAGCGGCCTGCAGTCAGGCAGCTACTCCACCACGCCTGCCAGCTGCCCCTCCTGA
- a CDS encoding glycosyltransferase family 4 protein, protein MSRVLFVTNDFPTRRGGIETFILALCERLPPDEVVVYTASMPGDRDYDAKLPFPVYRDPAATLLPTPAVARRVIEVMQHHDCDRIVFGASAPLGLLAPRLRRAGARRMVALTHGHEVWWARVPVARRLLRRIGDSMDVMTYVSEWCRDRIAPALSPQAAARMQPLSPGVDTERFYPGCGGAEVRARLGIPPDAPVVVCTARMVKRKGQDTLVKAWPQVLAERPDVVLLLVGDGPHRAAVERMARRRRLGDSVIFTGSVPWEEVPAYTDAGDVFAMPCRTRRFGLEAEAFGIVFLEAQACGLPVLVGSSGGTRETFRPYETGLLVSRRDSEKLTHLLLRLIEQVSTTSREACFLTWARDHDWRVSSLRLQNALAESLV, encoded by the coding sequence GTGAGCCGGGTCCTGTTTGTCACCAACGACTTCCCGACCCGGCGTGGGGGTATCGAGACCTTCATCCTGGCGTTGTGCGAGCGGCTGCCCCCCGATGAGGTCGTCGTCTACACCGCCTCGATGCCGGGCGACCGCGACTACGACGCAAAGCTTCCGTTCCCGGTGTACCGGGACCCGGCCGCGACCTTGCTGCCCACGCCGGCGGTGGCCCGCCGTGTGATCGAGGTGATGCAGCATCACGACTGCGACCGGATCGTCTTCGGGGCCTCCGCGCCTCTCGGGCTGCTCGCGCCACGGCTGCGACGGGCCGGTGCCCGACGCATGGTAGCGCTCACTCACGGCCATGAGGTGTGGTGGGCGCGGGTGCCCGTCGCCCGCCGACTGCTGCGACGCATCGGCGACTCCATGGACGTGATGACCTACGTCAGCGAGTGGTGCCGAGACCGCATCGCACCAGCACTGTCACCCCAGGCAGCCGCCCGGATGCAGCCGCTCTCTCCGGGTGTCGACACCGAGCGCTTCTACCCCGGCTGCGGGGGAGCGGAGGTGCGCGCCCGGCTCGGTATCCCGCCGGACGCGCCCGTGGTCGTGTGCACTGCCCGCATGGTGAAGCGCAAGGGGCAGGACACGCTGGTCAAAGCCTGGCCGCAGGTGCTCGCGGAACGTCCGGATGTGGTGCTGCTGCTGGTGGGTGACGGTCCCCATAGGGCCGCCGTTGAGCGGATGGCGCGACGGCGCCGACTGGGCGACTCGGTCATCTTCACGGGCTCGGTGCCCTGGGAGGAGGTCCCCGCCTACACGGACGCCGGCGACGTTTTCGCGATGCCGTGCAGGACGCGACGGTTCGGACTAGAGGCGGAGGCCTTCGGGATCGTGTTCCTTGAGGCGCAGGCGTGCGGGCTGCCAGTGTTAGTGGGATCCTCCGGAGGGACCAGGGAGACGTTTCGTCCGTACGAAACCGGACTGCTCGTGTCCCGCAGAGACAGCGAGAAGCTTACCCATCTTCTCCTGCGGCTTATAGAGCAAGTTTCGACGACCAGTCGAGAAGCGTGCTTCCTGACGTGGGCTCGCGACCACGATTGGCGAGTGTCGAGCCTACGACTGCAGAATGCCTTGGCAGAATCACTTGTGTGA